One window from the genome of Pyrobaculum ferrireducens encodes:
- a CDS encoding acyl-CoA dehydrogenase family protein, with the protein MSAEIQLIRKTVREFVDSAVLPQIKKMEAGEYPRDLVKKLGELGLLAPLVPAEYGGGSADTLTQVVIIEELARASPALATIAEIQGSMIAHNIYELGNKRQKEEILPKIAAGDYVAAFALSEPCCGSDAAAIETRAEKVGREWVLNGTKMWITSGLHADYYLVFARTGPREARHRAITSFLIPRSSCIEATPIEVMGMHGSGTAEVKFNNCRAGDDDVVGEVNGGWRVAMNGINLGRLNVGALGLGIAEESFIQAFKYAKKRVAFGRPISEFQIIQHYLAEMYIKAEAARSVVYTAAKMRDGGDPQFVLYAQAAKVLGSRAAVENSRLAVQIMGGFGYSKDAHVEMLYRDAKVTEIYEGTNEIILNTLFKFLDREVG; encoded by the coding sequence ATGTCTGCGGAAATACAACTTATTAGAAAGACCGTTAGGGAATTTGTAGACTCGGCGGTCCTCCCCCAGATTAAGAAGATGGAGGCCGGCGAGTACCCACGGGACCTAGTCAAGAAGCTCGGGGAACTCGGCCTCCTGGCCCCCCTGGTGCCGGCTGAGTACGGCGGGGGGTCCGCCGACACGCTAACCCAGGTGGTGATTATAGAAGAGCTGGCCAGGGCGTCGCCGGCCCTCGCCACAATTGCGGAGATACAGGGCTCCATGATTGCTCACAACATCTACGAACTCGGTAACAAGAGGCAGAAAGAGGAGATTCTGCCCAAAATAGCCGCCGGAGACTACGTAGCCGCCTTCGCCCTCTCGGAGCCTTGTTGCGGCTCAGACGCCGCGGCCATAGAAACAAGGGCTGAGAAGGTGGGCAGGGAGTGGGTTCTAAACGGCACTAAGATGTGGATAACCAGCGGCCTACACGCCGACTACTACCTAGTCTTCGCCCGAACCGGGCCGCGTGAGGCTAGGCACAGGGCAATAACCTCATTTCTCATACCAAGAAGCTCCTGTATCGAGGCGACGCCCATAGAGGTTATGGGGATGCACGGATCTGGCACCGCCGAGGTGAAGTTTAACAACTGCAGAGCTGGCGACGACGACGTGGTGGGGGAGGTGAACGGCGGGTGGAGAGTGGCCATGAACGGCATAAATCTAGGCCGGCTGAACGTGGGGGCCCTGGGCCTGGGAATTGCAGAGGAGTCCTTTATACAGGCTTTTAAATATGCAAAGAAGAGAGTGGCATTTGGGAGGCCCATATCCGAGTTTCAAATTATCCAGCACTACCTGGCGGAGATGTACATCAAGGCCGAGGCGGCGAGGAGCGTCGTCTACACAGCCGCGAAGATGAGAGACGGCGGGGATCCCCAGTTCGTCCTCTACGCCCAGGCGGCGAAGGTGCTGGGTTCAAGAGCCGCGGTGGAGAACAGCAGACTGGCCGTCCAGATAATGGGCGGCTTCGGCTACTCAAAAGACGCCCATGTAGAGATGCTGTACAGAGACGCAAAGGTGACGGAAATCTA
- a CDS encoding thiolase domain-containing protein encodes MVVFLAGVGMSRIGKRAEAGWELVAEAFNELLEMGIPPEIIDALYVGVQSETYEHQIMYGTLVAERLGLLPKEAYRVEACAAAGALALHTAYLAVKSGHVDAALAVGVEKMTARSTEEVTDALMAASDYIDQMSGVTIPAHYAMIARRYMYQYGATEEDLCMVAVKNHEHAAANPKAHFQRKITLEECLKSRPIATPLKLYDAAPISDGAALALVVSEKIAKKLPTPLVEIAASEVATDTLSISQRPDLTYPRAVAEAARRAYEKAGVTPKDIEVAEVHDAFTINEVLIYEAVGFAERGGGYRLIREGATKIGGRIPVNPSGGLKARGHPIGATGLAQVYELYLQLAGWAHGRNTGARVALAVNEGGVNSAAVVHMMRI; translated from the coding sequence ATGGTCGTTTTTCTCGCCGGGGTTGGGATGTCGCGTATCGGCAAGAGGGCGGAGGCTGGGTGGGAACTCGTCGCCGAGGCTTTCAACGAGCTGTTGGAGATGGGCATCCCGCCGGAGATAATCGACGCCTTGTATGTAGGCGTCCAGTCGGAGACATATGAACACCAAATCATGTACGGCACCTTAGTCGCGGAGAGGCTGGGCCTCCTCCCCAAGGAGGCTTACAGAGTGGAGGCATGCGCCGCGGCTGGGGCGCTTGCCCTCCACACGGCGTATCTCGCCGTTAAGTCTGGCCACGTAGACGCGGCGCTGGCCGTGGGGGTGGAGAAGATGACTGCCAGATCCACTGAAGAGGTCACCGACGCGCTTATGGCGGCCAGCGACTACATAGACCAGATGAGCGGCGTCACCATACCAGCCCACTACGCTATGATAGCTAGGCGCTATATGTATCAATACGGGGCCACCGAGGAGGATTTGTGTATGGTTGCTGTTAAAAACCACGAACACGCCGCGGCTAATCCCAAGGCGCATTTCCAGAGGAAGATAACTCTAGAGGAGTGTCTCAAGAGCAGGCCCATAGCGACGCCGCTTAAGCTCTACGACGCGGCGCCTATAAGCGACGGGGCGGCCCTCGCGCTCGTAGTCTCTGAAAAAATAGCCAAGAAGTTACCCACGCCTCTTGTGGAAATAGCCGCCTCCGAGGTGGCTACAGACACCTTAAGCATATCCCAGAGGCCCGACTTGACCTACCCGAGGGCTGTGGCTGAGGCGGCGAGGAGGGCCTACGAAAAGGCAGGCGTTACGCCCAAGGATATAGAGGTTGCTGAGGTGCACGACGCCTTTACCATAAACGAGGTGTTGATATACGAGGCGGTGGGCTTCGCCGAGAGGGGTGGTGGATATAGACTGATACGGGAGGGAGCGACGAAAATTGGAGGCCGCATCCCGGTCAACCCCAGCGGGGGGCTGAAGGCAAGGGGCCATCCCATCGGCGCCACGGGCCTCGCCCAGGTTTATGAGCTTTATCTACAGCTCGCCGGCTGGGCCCACGGCAGAAATACCGGCGCCCGCGTGGCTCTTGCAGTGAACGAGGGGGGTGTAAACTCCGCCGCAGTGGTCCATATGATGAGGATATGA
- a CDS encoding class I adenylate-forming enzyme family protein, translated as MIDFWARSQPDKTAVDDGVERHSYGELLRRSLRNRTGGRVFFIARNSSAALASLVGLLSSPSTTALVDPLTVSEDLEFQLEDFRPDILLTDEEVYGRNADVFKKWKAVKIGEWGSEGGGGLGEVVMYYAGVAGRTMQVVHAAEGFWRCAHSLATAMQLTPSDVVLVTPPLTHVLGLLTAMAALMSGATVLLMRRFDVDAAVKLAEKSTVIVGVPTVYAELNKAGVGRLGARYAVSGGAYLPPDVQRRFEEASGVPILQIYGLTEALVLTFQPPQLKDAKGTIGIPLPWVEVKLAEDGELLVKSPWNMKRYGDPAETEKVFQDGYLKTGDIVSMDERGLLYFRGVKKRMIKYKGYPVFPRDLELILLKHPAVKEALVKGEPDPEVGELPVAYVVLRGQASERELLDFVNSRVAFYKKLRKIYIVDKLP; from the coding sequence ATGATTGACTTCTGGGCCAGGTCCCAGCCAGACAAGACCGCGGTTGACGACGGGGTGGAGAGGCATAGCTACGGCGAGTTGCTGAGGAGATCTCTTAGAAACAGGACGGGGGGCCGGGTTTTCTTCATAGCTAGGAATTCGTCGGCGGCTTTAGCTTCGCTGGTTGGGCTTCTGTCCTCTCCGTCAACAACCGCTCTTGTTGACCCCTTGACTGTATCTGAGGACTTAGAGTTCCAGCTGGAGGACTTCCGGCCAGATATCTTGTTGACTGACGAGGAAGTGTACGGACGCAACGCCGACGTATTTAAAAAGTGGAAGGCGGTGAAGATAGGGGAGTGGGGCTCTGAGGGTGGCGGGGGGCTTGGGGAGGTTGTGATGTACTACGCGGGGGTTGCCGGGAGGACTATGCAAGTGGTGCACGCCGCTGAGGGGTTCTGGAGGTGTGCCCACAGCCTCGCCACTGCGATGCAGTTGACGCCGAGCGACGTGGTGCTCGTGACGCCGCCCCTCACCCATGTCCTGGGCCTCCTGACCGCCATGGCCGCGCTTATGTCGGGCGCCACGGTGTTGTTAATGAGGCGTTTTGATGTTGACGCGGCGGTTAAACTCGCTGAGAAAAGCACGGTGATTGTGGGGGTGCCGACGGTGTATGCCGAGCTGAACAAGGCGGGGGTGGGGAGGCTGGGGGCTAGGTACGCCGTGTCTGGGGGGGCCTATCTACCTCCCGACGTCCAGCGGAGGTTTGAGGAGGCCTCGGGTGTGCCTATTCTCCAGATCTACGGGCTAACCGAAGCCCTTGTGCTGACCTTCCAGCCACCCCAGCTAAAAGACGCAAAGGGAACGATAGGCATACCGTTGCCTTGGGTTGAGGTGAAGCTTGCCGAGGACGGGGAGTTGCTTGTAAAGTCGCCGTGGAATATGAAGAGGTACGGCGACCCGGCGGAGACGGAGAAGGTGTTTCAAGACGGCTATTTGAAAACGGGAGATATTGTCTCGATGGATGAGAGGGGGCTTCTCTACTTCCGGGGGGTGAAGAAGCGTATGATTAAGTACAAGGGGTACCCAGTCTTCCCAAGGGATTTAGAGCTTATTCTACTTAAACACCCCGCGGTTAAGGAGGCGTTGGTGAAGGGAGAGCCCGATCCCGAGGTGGGCGAGTTGCCTGTTGCCTACGTCGTGCTGAGGGGGCAGGCCTCTGAAAGAGAGCTGCTCGACTTTGTAAATTCGAGAGTTGCCTTCTACAAGAAGTTGAGGAAGATATACATAGTGGATAAGTTGCCATGA
- a CDS encoding Zn-ribbon domain-containing OB-fold protein, whose protein sequence is MSLRRYLAEGRLVGSRCRRCGYGYFPPAPRCPNCRGPVDLVDIPKRGVVLTYSTVYVSNGRFKTPYTVAIAKFGDFQLPGYVEAEKIEIGDEVVWEVGQTGSGETWYVFKRV, encoded by the coding sequence ATGAGCCTCAGGAGGTACCTGGCTGAGGGGAGGCTTGTGGGGTCTCGTTGTAGGCGGTGCGGCTACGGCTACTTCCCCCCGGCGCCGAGGTGTCCCAACTGCCGGGGCCCCGTGGATCTTGTAGACATCCCCAAGAGGGGGGTTGTGTTGACATACAGCACTGTTTACGTATCGAATGGGAGGTTTAAGACGCCGTATACGGTGGCGATCGCCAAGTTTGGCGACTTCCAGCTACCTGGATATGTGGAGGCCGAGAAAATTGAGATAGGAGACGAGGTGGTTTGGGAAGTGGGGCAAACAGGTTCTGGAGAAACGTGGTACGTGTTTAAGAGGGTATGA